From a single Streptomyces misionensis genomic region:
- a CDS encoding GNAT family N-acetyltransferase, with translation MTELRIRSAGPDDLDTVLAFWRTAAEGTSISDDRAGVERLVARDPQALLLAELGGELVGTVIAGFDGWRCHLYRLAVRPDRRRRGVATALLAAAEERFVRLGGRRADAMVLVRNERAQHAWRAAGYGPEEWWRRWVKPLTG, from the coding sequence ATGACCGAGTTGCGCATACGTTCCGCCGGCCCCGACGACCTCGACACCGTGCTCGCCTTCTGGCGCACGGCCGCCGAGGGCACCAGCATCAGCGACGACCGCGCCGGGGTGGAGCGCCTGGTGGCGCGCGACCCGCAGGCGCTGCTCCTGGCCGAGCTGGGCGGTGAGCTGGTCGGGACGGTGATCGCGGGCTTCGACGGCTGGCGCTGCCATCTGTACCGGCTCGCGGTCCGGCCCGACCGGCGGCGCCGGGGCGTCGCCACGGCCCTGCTGGCCGCCGCCGAGGAGCGCTTCGTCCGGCTGGGCGGACGGCGGGCCGACGCCATGGTGCTGGTCCGCAACGAGCGGGCGCAGCACGCCTGGCGGGCGGCCGGGTACGGCCCCGAGGAGTGGTGGCGGCGCTGGGTGAAGCCGCTCACTGGCTGA